One Cyanobacteria bacterium FACHB-DQ100 DNA segment encodes these proteins:
- the hemL gene encoding glutamate-1-semialdehyde 2,1-aminomutase, which yields MITGTLKTTKSDEIFAAAQKLMPGGVSSPVRAFKSVGGQPIVFDRVKGAYAWDVDGNQYIDYIGTWGPAICGHAHPEVIRAIQAAAEKGTSFGAPSYLENVLAEMVIDAVPSIEMVRFVNSGTEACMSVLRLMRAFTGREKIIKFEGCYHGHADMFLVKAGSGVATLGLPDSPGVPKSTTSSTLTAPYNDLEAVKQLLEENPGEVAGVMLEPIVGNAGFIPPDPGFLAGLRELTTEHGALLVFDEVMTGFRIAYGGVQEKFGITPDLTTLGKVIGGGLPVGAYGGRREIMEMVAPAGPMYQAGTLSGNPLAMTAGIKTLELLRQPGTYDYLDRITSRLIAGLLDVAKQTGHAACGGSISGMFGFFFAEGPVHSYEDAKKSDLSKFSKFHRGMLEQGVYLAPSQFEAGFTSLAHTDEDIDRTIEAARSVMSSL from the coding sequence TTGATCACAGGTACTTTGAAAACCACCAAATCAGATGAAATCTTTGCGGCTGCTCAGAAATTAATGCCGGGTGGCGTAAGTTCTCCCGTTCGGGCGTTTAAGTCGGTAGGCGGACAGCCGATCGTGTTCGATCGCGTCAAAGGCGCTTACGCTTGGGATGTCGATGGCAATCAATACATCGACTATATTGGCACTTGGGGGCCTGCGATTTGCGGTCATGCGCATCCAGAGGTGATTCGGGCAATCCAAGCGGCGGCGGAAAAAGGAACGAGTTTCGGCGCGCCGTCTTACCTCGAAAACGTCCTCGCGGAAATGGTAATCGACGCGGTTCCCAGTATCGAAATGGTGCGGTTTGTGAATTCGGGAACGGAAGCCTGTATGTCGGTGCTGCGCTTGATGCGGGCATTCACCGGACGCGAGAAAATTATTAAGTTTGAAGGCTGCTACCACGGACACGCAGATATGTTCTTGGTGAAGGCTGGATCGGGTGTGGCAACGCTCGGTTTACCGGATTCTCCCGGTGTGCCTAAATCTACCACCAGCAGTACGCTGACTGCACCGTATAACGACCTAGAAGCAGTCAAACAGCTACTTGAAGAAAATCCGGGTGAAGTGGCAGGCGTAATGCTGGAGCCGATCGTCGGAAATGCTGGATTTATTCCCCCAGACCCCGGCTTCCTTGCGGGCTTGCGCGAACTCACGACAGAACACGGAGCGCTGCTGGTGTTCGATGAAGTGATGACCGGATTCCGTATCGCTTACGGTGGAGTGCAAGAGAAGTTTGGCATTACCCCGGACTTAACCACATTGGGTAAAGTGATCGGCGGTGGTTTACCTGTCGGTGCTTATGGCGGTCGGCGCGAAATCATGGAGATGGTTGCTCCCGCAGGCCCGATGTACCAAGCAGGAACGCTCTCCGGCAATCCGTTGGCAATGACGGCGGGAATTAAAACACTCGAACTGCTGCGTCAACCGGGGACGTATGACTATCTCGATCGCATCACTTCACGCCTGATCGCAGGTCTACTTGATGTCGCCAAACAAACTGGACATGCCGCTTGCGGGGGTTCGATTAGCGGAATGTTTGGCTTCTTCTTTGCCGAAGGGCCTGTTCACAGCTACGAAGATGCGAAAAAATCGGACTTGTCGAAGTTCAGCAAGTTTCATCGCGGAATGTTAGAGCAGGGGGTTTACCTCGCTCCATCGCAGTTTGAAGCAGGCTTTACCTCGCTGGCGCACACCGATGAAGATATCGATCGCACGATTGAAGCAGCACGATCGGTGATGTCAAGTTTGTAA
- a CDS encoding quinone-dependent dihydroorotate dehydrogenase has translation MLRPVLFSGLNADPEWLHVQTLRSLSWINSSDWLRSRLNHLYGFDSPRLSQSLWGLTFANPIGLAAGFDKDGVAANVWSSFGFGFAELGTVTFHAQPGNPQPRLFRLVEDLAALNRMGFNNQGAASLRSRLEQQSKGIPIGINLGKSKITPLEAAAEDYLGSFRLLKPLGDYFVVNVSSPNTPGLRSLQATDQLEPILSALQTENQAEKPLLVKIAPDLEFEDIAAIVDLAQRFQLSGIIATNTTIRRDGLKTQMIPATRKPITEEAGGISGAPVRERSTEVIRAIWKQTQGSLPIIGVGGVFSAEDAWEKITAGASLVQVYTGWIYEGPTMVKRILQGLEERLEQSGFESLQAAIGSSHNLAIKE, from the coding sequence ATTCTTCGTCCTGTTCTGTTTTCTGGTTTGAATGCTGATCCGGAGTGGCTGCACGTTCAGACTCTACGATCGCTCAGTTGGATCAATTCGTCGGACTGGCTGCGATCGCGCTTAAATCATCTGTATGGATTTGACTCGCCTCGGTTGTCGCAGTCTCTTTGGGGTTTGACGTTTGCGAATCCGATCGGTTTAGCGGCAGGGTTTGATAAAGATGGCGTGGCAGCGAATGTTTGGTCGAGTTTTGGGTTTGGGTTTGCCGAATTGGGAACGGTGACGTTTCATGCTCAGCCTGGAAATCCACAGCCGCGCTTGTTTCGGTTGGTCGAGGATCTGGCGGCACTCAATCGCATGGGATTTAACAATCAAGGAGCCGCTTCGCTGCGATCGCGACTGGAGCAGCAAAGCAAAGGGATTCCGATCGGGATTAATCTAGGCAAGTCAAAAATTACGCCGCTGGAGGCTGCCGCAGAGGATTATTTAGGCAGTTTTCGATTGTTAAAACCCCTGGGCGATTATTTTGTCGTGAACGTCAGCTCTCCGAATACGCCGGGACTGCGATCGCTCCAAGCCACTGATCAGCTAGAGCCGATTTTGTCAGCCTTGCAAACCGAGAATCAAGCCGAAAAGCCTTTGCTGGTAAAGATTGCGCCTGATTTGGAATTTGAGGATATTGCTGCGATCGTAGACTTAGCTCAGCGCTTTCAACTGTCTGGAATTATCGCAACAAACACAACGATTCGCCGCGATGGACTGAAAACGCAAATGATTCCGGCGACTAGAAAGCCGATTACAGAAGAAGCAGGTGGAATCAGTGGCGCTCCGGTCAGAGAAAGATCCACCGAAGTCATTCGAGCGATTTGGAAACAAACTCAGGGAAGCTTACCGATTATCGGCGTAGGCGGTGTGTTCTCGGCGGAGGATGCTTGGGAAAAGATTACGGCTGGGGCAAGTTTAGTTCAAGTCTATACGGGTTGGATTTACGAAGGTCCAACAATGGTCAAGCGGATCTTGCAGGGATTAGAGGAACGACTAGAGCAATCCGGCTTTGAGAGTTTGCAGGCGGCGATCGGCTCCTCGCACAATCTTGCGATTAAAGAGTAA
- a CDS encoding sugar ABC transporter substrate-binding protein encodes MRQIRTWKTFTIFTILGVVLSWLVSCGSGTPNGQRAADGQLDFWTMQLSPQFDNYFKALFAKFEQENPGVKVRWTDVPWAEMERKILTSVAAKTAPDVVNLNPGFASQLAERGAWMNLDEKIPADVKQQYFPGIWQASTLNGKTFGVPWYLTTRVAIYNTDLMKKAGISKPPATYAELAQAAKQIKEKTGKYAFFATVVPNDSGEVMESFVQMGVQLVDAQGKAAFNTPQGKAAFQYWVDMYKNGLMPKEVLTEGHRHAIDLYQQGNTAILASGAEFLKSIAKNAPTIAQASQSAPQITGDTRKKNVAVMNIAIPKDTDQPDAAVKFALFLTNNANQLEFAKAANVLPSTIQAAQDGYFTAAPANATAIDKARIVSAGQLKEAEVLIPVVKNIKTLQQTIYENLQAAMLGKKTVDQAINDAAQAWNSQA; translated from the coding sequence ATGCGTCAGATTAGAACTTGGAAAACGTTTACGATATTTACGATTTTGGGAGTTGTGCTTAGTTGGCTGGTCAGTTGCGGCAGTGGGACTCCCAACGGACAAAGAGCGGCGGACGGTCAGCTTGATTTTTGGACGATGCAACTGAGCCCACAGTTTGATAACTATTTCAAAGCGCTGTTTGCAAAGTTTGAGCAAGAAAATCCGGGCGTAAAAGTTCGCTGGACAGACGTGCCTTGGGCAGAGATGGAGCGCAAGATTTTGACTTCTGTGGCGGCGAAAACGGCTCCAGATGTGGTGAATCTTAATCCTGGGTTTGCGTCTCAGTTGGCTGAGCGGGGCGCGTGGATGAATCTCGATGAGAAAATTCCGGCGGACGTGAAGCAACAGTATTTTCCGGGAATTTGGCAAGCGAGTACGCTGAACGGTAAAACCTTTGGTGTGCCTTGGTATTTGACCACACGAGTTGCGATTTACAACACGGATTTGATGAAGAAAGCAGGCATTTCCAAACCGCCTGCGACTTATGCAGAACTGGCTCAAGCTGCAAAGCAAATCAAGGAAAAAACTGGAAAATATGCGTTCTTTGCCACAGTTGTTCCGAATGATTCTGGGGAAGTGATGGAATCGTTTGTGCAGATGGGTGTTCAGTTAGTCGATGCTCAGGGCAAAGCGGCATTTAATACGCCTCAAGGTAAAGCGGCATTTCAGTATTGGGTTGATATGTACAAAAATGGTTTGATGCCAAAAGAAGTCTTAACTGAAGGACATCGACACGCGATCGATCTCTATCAGCAGGGCAATACGGCAATTTTGGCATCGGGTGCGGAGTTCCTCAAGTCGATCGCGAAAAATGCACCGACGATCGCTCAAGCCTCGCAGTCTGCTCCGCAAATCACGGGCGATACTCGCAAGAAGAATGTTGCCGTAATGAATATCGCAATTCCAAAAGATACGGATCAGCCGGATGCTGCTGTAAAGTTTGCGCTGTTTTTGACCAATAATGCCAATCAGCTTGAATTTGCTAAAGCTGCGAATGTGTTGCCCTCGACAATTCAAGCGGCACAAGATGGTTACTTCACGGCTGCACCCGCGAATGCGACTGCGATCGATAAAGCCAGAATCGTCAGTGCAGGGCAGCTTAAGGAAGCGGAGGTGTTGATTCCGGTAGTTAAAAATATCAAGACGTTGCAGCAGACGATTTACGAGAATCTTCAGGCGGCAATGTTGGGTAAGAAAACTGTAGATCAAGCGATTAACGATGCAGCGCAGGCTTGGAATAGTCAGGCTTAG
- the cysC gene encoding adenylyl-sulfate kinase, whose amino-acid sequence MAQQGLTVWFTGLSGAGKTTISQAVCQHLIEQGLKVEHLDGDLVRQTLTKGLGFSQADREENIRRIGFVAHLLTRNGVIVLVSAISPYRSIRQEVRSQIGAFIEVFVDAPLAVCEQRDVKGLYQRARNGEIPQFTGIDAPYEAPLNPEVTCSTAEETIDQSVTKVMQVISRYQASSASFSASV is encoded by the coding sequence ATTGCTCAGCAGGGCTTAACGGTTTGGTTTACAGGATTAAGCGGTGCAGGTAAAACCACAATTTCTCAAGCCGTTTGCCAACACTTGATTGAGCAGGGCTTAAAAGTTGAACATTTAGATGGGGACTTAGTACGCCAAACATTGACCAAAGGATTGGGATTTAGTCAAGCCGATCGTGAAGAGAACATTCGTCGGATCGGGTTTGTGGCGCATTTACTGACTCGAAACGGTGTGATTGTGTTGGTTTCTGCGATTTCGCCTTATCGATCGATTCGGCAAGAAGTTCGATCGCAAATTGGTGCATTTATTGAAGTGTTTGTTGATGCGCCTTTAGCGGTTTGTGAGCAAAGAGATGTGAAAGGACTGTATCAACGAGCGCGAAATGGAGAGATCCCACAGTTTACTGGAATTGATGCACCGTATGAAGCGCCTTTGAATCCGGAGGTCACTTGCTCGACTGCGGAGGAAACGATCGACCAGAGTGTGACCAAAGTGATGCAGGTGATTTCTAGATATCAGGCGAGTTCAGCAAGTTTCTCGGCTTCGGTTTGA
- a CDS encoding DUF1257 domain-containing protein, translated as MSHFTTIKVEIKDGEVLHQALRELRYKVEQNALVRGYQGNKIQADYVIRRSNGYDLGFRREGDEYVLIADFWGARINQTQFINEVQQKYAHKQLQRTAAEQGYTIEAEEVLEDGTVRVVVGRWI; from the coding sequence ATGTCACACTTTACGACGATTAAAGTTGAAATCAAAGACGGCGAAGTGCTACATCAAGCCTTACGCGAACTCAGATACAAAGTTGAGCAAAATGCACTTGTGCGAGGCTATCAAGGCAATAAAATTCAAGCAGATTATGTCATTCGGCGATCGAATGGCTACGATCTCGGCTTTCGACGCGAAGGCGATGAATACGTCCTGATTGCAGACTTCTGGGGAGCGCGAATCAATCAAACGCAATTTATCAATGAAGTTCAGCAAAAATACGCCCACAAGCAACTGCAAAGGACTGCCGCAGAGCAGGGATATACGATCGAAGCTGAAGAAGTCCTAGAAGATGGAACCGTGCGAGTCGTCGTCGGACGCTGGATTTAA
- a CDS encoding ChaB family protein: MSYQSNRELPKEVRDRLSETAQHFYRVAFNSALQWYGEESKAHQIAWSAVRNQAVSLNSAIVEVL; this comes from the coding sequence ATGTCGTACCAAAGTAATCGCGAATTGCCCAAAGAGGTTCGCGATCGCCTGTCGGAAACTGCCCAGCACTTCTATAGGGTAGCGTTTAACTCTGCGCTTCAGTGGTATGGGGAGGAGTCGAAAGCGCACCAAATTGCCTGGAGTGCGGTGAGAAATCAAGCGGTGAGTTTGAATAGCGCGATTGTTGAAGTTTTGTAA
- a CDS encoding metallothionein, translated as MTTVTQMKCACEPCLCIVSTDSAVQKDDKFYCSEACADGHQDGHGDCGHKGCNC; from the coding sequence ATGACGACCGTAACCCAAATGAAATGCGCTTGTGAACCTTGCCTGTGCATCGTCTCAACCGATAGCGCTGTTCAGAAAGACGATAAATTCTATTGCAGCGAAGCCTGTGCAGATGGACATCAAGACGGACATGGTGACTGTGGACACAAAGGCTGCAACTGCTAA
- a CDS encoding sulfotransferase produces MKTAFLIFGAQRSGTSVTSHILSEFGVNFGSDQHFIQGGHNPIFFELKWVNDANNQLIQTLGYRYSDFFLPIEQDFEDDRWLEPEENLQTKIAQEWGETATIGLKDPRFSLTFPLWQRVLSNAGYQLNIILAFRSPSSFLKSNQALFYNWEGWDVDRHLRFWLQLNLAATYFTRDLPVYFLCYEDLMNNPGKETEQLAQHFGLDSSLVDRAAAVVDRSHYHHQTTTETGVALIDEYYQRLRSRTVSADDYLSYRNTTLSLA; encoded by the coding sequence ATGAAAACCGCGTTTCTGATTTTTGGCGCACAACGCAGTGGAACATCGGTAACGAGCCACATTTTGTCGGAATTTGGAGTTAATTTTGGCTCGGATCAACACTTTATTCAAGGTGGACATAATCCGATTTTTTTTGAATTGAAGTGGGTCAATGATGCCAACAATCAACTGATTCAAACGTTGGGTTATCGCTATAGCGATTTTTTCTTACCCATTGAGCAAGATTTCGAGGACGATCGCTGGCTTGAACCCGAAGAAAATCTACAGACCAAAATTGCTCAAGAATGGGGCGAGACTGCGACGATCGGACTCAAAGATCCGCGCTTTTCGCTCACTTTTCCGCTATGGCAGCGAGTTTTATCAAATGCAGGCTATCAATTAAACATCATTCTTGCGTTTCGCTCTCCATCTAGCTTTCTCAAATCCAATCAAGCCTTGTTTTACAACTGGGAAGGCTGGGACGTAGATAGACATCTGCGCTTTTGGCTGCAATTAAACTTAGCGGCGACGTACTTTACTCGCGATCTGCCTGTCTATTTTCTTTGCTATGAGGATCTGATGAACAATCCCGGCAAGGAAACTGAACAGTTAGCACAACATTTTGGGCTGGATTCGAGCTTGGTCGATCGTGCAGCAGCAGTGGTCGATCGATCTCACTATCATCATCAAACAACAACTGAAACGGGTGTTGCGCTGATTGATGAGTATTACCAACGGCTGCGATCGCGCACTGTTTCAGCAGACGACTATCTAAGCTACCGCAACACTACTTTATCTCTCGCCTAA
- a CDS encoding PAS domain S-box protein — protein sequence MIGQEIETTAALSFCHVLDRVAAPIFIQDRHARVVFVNRALVARSRYTAAQLLEGADRVFSAELRDDGGIFTRETDVIQTGYLHDANGQAQAVSVVKSIVHDADGNPFVIGTIEDSINADRIDRARSEIERQQAEVALLKSEQRLSMLIQHAPMGIIEWTPEFTAKEWNPAAEKIFKTPRSQAIGRNGNCWVPEQDQAKVNQIIKTLFEQQGEIHSINQNLRDDGEIIVCEWYNSQILDADGNITGVVSMARDISDRIRLEAEREQADLALKQSDAQLRQQAQELESAFKQLQKTQAQLIQNEKMSSLGQLVAGIAHEINNPVSFIYGNVEHAKDYIEDLLRIIQLYQADHPVPSEQIAEELEDLDLEFVRHDLMKLLDSMGTGAERIRDIVRSLRHFSRHDEADLKAVDLHEGIESALMLLQHLLKSNRACGSPLLRPAIQIVKDYGALPKIQCYAGLLNQVFINVLSNAIGAINERWLAEEIDFTPEITVQTSLFQQSDSTEWARISITDNGIGMTAATQRRLFDPFFTTKPVGQGSGLGLSVSYQIVTEQHGGRLSCDRPSKRGATFVIEIPVRQLMWS from the coding sequence ATGATTGGTCAGGAGATTGAGACCACCGCAGCACTAAGTTTTTGTCACGTTCTCGATCGAGTTGCGGCTCCAATTTTTATTCAAGATCGTCATGCTCGCGTTGTGTTTGTGAATCGCGCCCTTGTCGCACGATCGCGCTACACCGCTGCACAACTCCTCGAAGGTGCCGATCGCGTCTTCTCCGCAGAATTAAGAGACGATGGAGGCATTTTCACCCGCGAAACCGATGTGATTCAGACAGGCTACCTCCACGATGCTAACGGACAAGCGCAAGCGGTTTCAGTGGTTAAGTCGATCGTACACGATGCAGACGGAAATCCTTTTGTTATCGGAACAATCGAAGATTCAATCAATGCGGACAGAATTGATCGCGCCAGAAGCGAGATCGAACGACAGCAGGCGGAAGTTGCACTTCTAAAGTCAGAACAACGACTATCGATGCTGATTCAACACGCACCGATGGGGATTATCGAATGGACACCGGAATTTACCGCGAAAGAATGGAATCCAGCAGCCGAAAAAATCTTTAAAACTCCACGATCGCAAGCAATAGGACGGAATGGAAACTGTTGGGTGCCGGAACAGGATCAAGCAAAAGTCAATCAGATTATTAAAACGCTGTTTGAGCAACAGGGTGAAATTCACAGCATTAATCAAAACCTCAGAGACGATGGAGAAATCATTGTTTGTGAGTGGTATAACAGCCAGATTTTAGATGCAGATGGAAATATCACGGGTGTTGTTTCAATGGCTCGCGACATCAGCGATCGCATCCGGTTAGAGGCAGAACGCGAACAAGCGGATCTTGCACTCAAACAATCCGACGCCCAACTCCGTCAACAAGCCCAAGAGCTTGAATCTGCATTTAAGCAACTCCAAAAAACTCAGGCACAACTGATTCAAAATGAAAAAATGTCGAGCTTGGGGCAATTAGTTGCAGGCATTGCTCACGAAATTAACAATCCAGTGAGTTTTATCTACGGCAACGTTGAACACGCAAAAGACTATATCGAAGATTTGCTACGGATAATTCAGCTTTATCAAGCGGATCATCCGGTTCCCAGTGAACAGATTGCCGAAGAACTCGAAGACCTGGATTTAGAATTTGTGCGGCACGACTTAATGAAGCTGCTGGACTCAATGGGAACCGGAGCAGAACGCATTCGCGATATTGTGCGATCGCTCAGACATTTCTCGCGCCATGATGAAGCGGATCTAAAAGCGGTCGATTTGCACGAAGGGATTGAAAGTGCATTGATGTTATTACAGCATTTGTTAAAGTCAAATCGAGCTTGCGGGAGTCCGTTGCTGCGTCCAGCCATTCAGATTGTCAAAGACTATGGCGCTCTACCAAAGATCCAATGTTACGCAGGCTTGCTGAATCAAGTCTTTATTAATGTGCTATCTAATGCGATCGGTGCAATTAATGAGCGCTGGCTTGCAGAAGAAATTGACTTTACTCCAGAAATTACAGTGCAAACTTCGCTGTTTCAACAGTCAGATTCAACCGAGTGGGCGCGGATTTCGATTACAGACAACGGCATCGGCATGACTGCGGCAACACAGCGCCGTTTGTTTGATCCATTCTTTACGACAAAGCCTGTGGGACAAGGGTCAGGATTGGGACTATCTGTGAGCTATCAGATTGTGACTGAGCAGCATGGAGGACGATTAAGCTGCGATCGTCCCTCAAAACGGGGTGCAACTTTCGTAATTGAGATCCCGGTGCGGCAGTTAATGTGGAGTTGA
- a CDS encoding AAA family ATPase: protein MLRARYPLIYLVGVEEDSIEAVLLQVCQQSERELRCWDIVRGWDDNGADKGSAIAALGRIAKASNNQAAVYVLRDLHPILKFPLQATNAPIVREIKNLARDLKRSRKTLVLTSHSLDVPQEIIEEMTVIDFPLPDVEEIDALIAQIVVAEKLKLSQLGREQLVKACQGLSRARIQRVLAKAIAAKQHISEQDIDSVLEAKRQAIRQTGILEFFTTQESLKSVGGLDNLKKWVQMRQDSFTEEARRYGIPNPKGVLLAGIQGTGKSLSAKTIAHEWRLPLLRLDAGRLFGGLVGESESRVRQMIRIVEAIAPCVLWMDEIDKAFGNINAGMDGDSGTSRRVFGSLITWMQEKTSPVFIVATANNVQILPAELLRKGRFDEIFFLNLPTEPERRDIFRVHLQRLRSSRLREFDLALLARQTQQFSGAEIEQTIVDGMQRAFSQGSPGNRRDFTTEDIVRAIEESVPLAAIARDQIDALKQWAANSGARPASQDIQLIEELRAITRQRGIDLEIE, encoded by the coding sequence ATGTTACGCGCTCGATATCCACTGATTTACTTAGTCGGAGTCGAAGAGGACTCGATCGAAGCCGTTCTTCTACAAGTGTGCCAACAATCCGAGCGGGAATTACGATGCTGGGATATTGTGCGCGGTTGGGATGATAACGGAGCAGACAAAGGATCAGCGATCGCAGCCCTTGGACGCATTGCCAAAGCTTCAAATAATCAAGCTGCAGTTTATGTTCTGCGCGATCTTCATCCGATTCTCAAATTTCCGCTACAAGCAACGAATGCTCCAATCGTGCGGGAGATCAAAAACCTGGCGCGTGACCTGAAGCGCAGTCGTAAAACCTTGGTACTCACAAGCCATTCTCTTGATGTGCCACAAGAGATTATCGAAGAAATGACGGTAATCGACTTCCCGCTCCCTGATGTAGAAGAAATTGATGCGCTGATTGCTCAGATCGTTGTGGCGGAAAAGCTCAAACTCTCTCAACTGGGTCGCGAACAATTGGTAAAAGCTTGTCAGGGATTGAGCCGCGCCCGAATTCAGCGAGTATTAGCTAAAGCGATCGCAGCCAAACAACACATCAGCGAACAAGATATTGATAGTGTTCTTGAGGCTAAACGCCAAGCGATTCGTCAAACTGGAATTCTAGAATTCTTCACCACCCAAGAATCGCTCAAAAGTGTGGGAGGTTTAGACAATCTGAAAAAATGGGTACAAATGCGCCAAGATAGCTTTACCGAAGAAGCAAGGCGCTACGGCATTCCGAATCCAAAGGGCGTTCTACTTGCAGGCATTCAAGGTACAGGAAAATCACTGTCTGCAAAGACGATCGCGCACGAATGGCGCTTACCTCTATTGCGGCTCGATGCGGGTCGATTGTTTGGCGGACTGGTCGGGGAAAGCGAAAGTCGAGTGCGGCAGATGATCCGAATTGTCGAAGCGATCGCGCCCTGTGTGCTGTGGATGGACGAAATCGATAAAGCATTCGGCAACATTAATGCAGGCATGGACGGAGATTCTGGCACCAGTCGCCGTGTGTTTGGCAGTCTGATTACTTGGATGCAGGAGAAAACGAGTCCAGTCTTCATTGTTGCGACTGCGAATAATGTTCAAATTCTCCCGGCTGAACTCCTACGCAAAGGTCGCTTTGATGAAATTTTCTTCCTCAATTTGCCAACCGAGCCAGAACGACGCGATATCTTTCGAGTGCATCTTCAGAGATTACGATCGAGCCGACTCCGCGAGTTCGATTTAGCGTTACTCGCTCGTCAGACTCAGCAGTTTAGCGGTGCAGAAATTGAGCAAACGATCGTCGATGGAATGCAACGGGCTTTTAGTCAGGGCAGTCCTGGCAACCGTCGAGACTTTACAACTGAAGATATCGTGCGGGCGATCGAAGAATCTGTTCCCCTCGCTGCGATCGCGCGTGATCAAATCGATGCCCTGAAACAATGGGCTGCCAATTCAGGAGCACGTCCAGCTTCACAGGATATACAGTTGATCGAAGAGTTACGCGCCATTACTCGCCAGCGTGGAATTGATTTGGAGATTGAATAA
- a CDS encoding ATP-binding cassette domain-containing protein: MAQVVLENVYKSYQKGDQSENTAVLRSINLLIEDGEFMVLVGPSGCGKSTLLRLIAGLEELTAGNIRVSDRVVNDLPPKERDIAMVFQNYALYPHMSVYDNLAFGLRRTKLDGKNANWTENLAVGATRNLPSGMRYISDRERAVRERVKLVAQMLQIEPLLHRLPKQLSGGQKQRVALGRAMARNPQVFLMDEPLSNLDAKLRAETRAQIVKLQRQLGTTTIYVTHDQTEAMTMGDRIAVMNGGQIQQLATPLELYNHPANRFVAEFIGSPPMNFIPMQVRAPLTLHHALFQLTLPNHWASALSRYDGQMITLGIRPEHLSLSDSNEQTILVAVDLIEALGHETVLSVRLADKSDTMQVRTTPDRTVRLGEALRLFVPIDKIHLFDEKTGAVIVP; the protein is encoded by the coding sequence GTGGCTCAAGTTGTTCTCGAAAACGTCTACAAATCCTATCAAAAGGGCGATCAAAGCGAAAATACAGCCGTGTTGCGATCGATTAATCTCCTGATCGAAGACGGTGAATTTATGGTGCTAGTTGGCCCCTCAGGATGCGGCAAAAGCACCTTGTTAAGACTGATTGCAGGACTCGAAGAACTCACTGCTGGAAACATTCGAGTGAGCGATCGCGTAGTTAACGATTTGCCACCGAAAGAGCGCGATATCGCCATGGTGTTTCAGAACTACGCGCTTTACCCACACATGAGCGTCTATGATAATTTGGCATTTGGACTACGACGCACCAAGTTAGACGGAAAAAATGCGAATTGGACAGAAAATTTAGCGGTTGGAGCGACGCGAAACTTACCCAGTGGAATGCGTTACATCAGCGATCGAGAACGCGCCGTTCGAGAACGAGTCAAGCTGGTCGCACAAATGCTGCAAATTGAGCCATTATTGCATCGCCTACCGAAACAGCTTTCAGGTGGACAAAAACAGCGAGTTGCACTCGGTCGAGCCATGGCAAGAAACCCGCAAGTCTTTCTGATGGATGAACCGCTCTCAAACTTAGATGCAAAGCTCAGAGCCGAAACACGGGCGCAGATTGTCAAACTTCAGCGTCAGTTAGGAACCACCACAATTTATGTCACGCATGATCAAACCGAAGCGATGACAATGGGCGATCGCATTGCCGTCATGAACGGCGGACAGATTCAACAGCTTGCCACACCGCTAGAACTCTACAATCACCCTGCAAATCGCTTCGTGGCTGAGTTTATTGGATCGCCCCCAATGAATTTCATTCCGATGCAAGTTCGCGCTCCATTGACCTTGCATCATGCTCTATTTCAACTCACACTCCCGAATCACTGGGCATCAGCGCTCAGCCGCTACGATGGTCAAATGATTACGCTAGGCATTCGTCCTGAGCATCTGAGTTTAAGCGATTCTAATGAGCAGACCATTCTAGTTGCAGTCGATTTAATCGAAGCTTTAGGGCATGAAACCGTTCTCTCTGTCAGACTCGCTGACAAGTCAGACACCATGCAGGTTCGTACCACTCCCGATCGCACCGTCAGGCTGGGTGAAGCTCTGAGATTGTTTGTGCCGATCGACAAAATTCATCTGTTTGATGAGAAAACTGGAGCAGTGATTGTTCCTTAG